The Thermocrinis ruber genomic sequence GGTTAAGGTTTCCAAAAAGGACCAAGCCCTTTGGTAGTTTTGAATCTCCACCATTCTATCGTAGCTTTCCGCCATAAACTTTTGAAGGTCGTTGGTAGCCAAGGCAGTGCCAAAGGAACCACCCACAAACCTTATATAGTGCATAAGGCTAACACCCAGAGTGGTTTTAGCGCCCAAATTCTTGAGTGCTAGGTTGGTAATGGGTGCAAAGAAGAAGCCCATGCCTATACCCAAAGGCACTAAAAGAAAAGCAGCCTTAAGGGCAGGTGTGTAGTAGTTAAAGTCCGAAAGTATAAAGAAAACCGAGTATAGGTATAAAGCAGAGGCAATAACCAAGGGTAGAAGGCTGGACTTTTTATCGCTTATGAGCCCTGCTACGGGAGAAAACAAACCTACACTTAGGGCTAAGGGAAGTATGTGCAGTCCCGCCTGAAAGGTGGTAAGACCCTTAAGCTTTTCAAAGTACAAGGGTAGAAGGTAAAAGACCTGATACATGGAAAAGCCAAGCACAAAGCAATAGACCCAAAAGGCTACTACAAACTCTTTTATACGAAAGATGGAGTAATCTATCAGTTTGTTTTTTGATAAAAGCTCGGAAAGGGCGAAGAGAAGAAAGGAGCCTATAGAAAGAAAGGTAAGGTGGCCAATGAGCTCGGAGGAGAACCAACCCAACTGCTGACCCTTTGAGAGAACTATAAGCAGTGAAACGGTAGCCACCGATAGGAAGAAAAAAGAAACAAAGTTCAACCTAAAGGTATGCTTGGGCTTGTAATCGGGCAGGAAAAACACCGCACCCAAAAAGTTGAGAATGCCTATGGGAATGTTTATGTAAAAGACCCACCGCCAGTCTATGTGTTCGGCGATCCATCCCCCAAGGGTAGGACCAAGGGCGGGTGCAAAGCTAACACCCAAGCCATAAATCCCCATCGCCAGCCCCCTCTTTTCTGGTGCGTAAGCAGAAAAGAGCATAGCTTCCGCACTGACAATTATTAGGGACTCTCCAAAGCCTTGAAACACCCTTGCGGTGATCATCCACTCCAAATTCTGGGCGTTGCCCGCAAAAAAGGAGGAGGTGGTAAACAGAAAGAGCCCGGCGATAAATACCTTCTTTAACCCCACCTTGGTTTCCAACCACTCTACCAGCATTATGGCAGTGGCTGCGGCGGTCATGTATGCGGTGATCACCCACTGCACCCCATAGAGGTCTGTGGATAATGGTGCCATCATCTTCGGCACTATAATGTCCACGATGGTGGTGTCTAAAATAGCCATAAAGACCCCCACCATCAAAGAAAAGGTTAAAAATACCCGCTGGGCGGTGCTTAGGCTCTCATGAAGTGGCTTTTCTTCCATCATTGCCTTTTTATCTCCACCCTTCCGCCCATGCCCACCCGGAGGAGTTTTTTGTCCTCGTTTTTTAGCTTGATCTTAACGGGAATCCTCTGAACTACCTTGGTAAATTCCCCCGCAGAAACATCCCTTGGAGCCAAGGCAAAGGTGGCAGCGGAGGCTGGGCTTATTTCCTCCACCTCTCCCTCAAGGACCAAGCCCGGGTAGGCATCAAGCCTAACGTAAGCCTTGCTCCCCTTTTGCACACCCTTTAGTTTTGTTTCTTCTAAAAGCACCTCCACATAAAGGCTGTCCAAGTTCATAACGCTAAAGGCGGGCTGACCGGGTCTTACCAAATCCCCCACGCTTATGAACCTCTTGGCTACTACCCCATCAAAGGGTGCCATAAGCTTTGTGTATTCAAGGTTTCTCTTGGCTAACTCTCTCTGCCTTTCTAAGGCGGAAAGCTCCCCATCCAAAACCTCCAACTGTTTTTGAAGCTCCTGAACCCTTCCTAGGGATGCCCTTGCAGTGCTCACGCCCACCATAGCCCTCCTTTTGGCAGTTTGAACCTCCTCTATGGACTTTTCTAAGGCTTTTTTCCTCTCAAGCATCACTCTGTAGTTGGTGTCTATCTCTTCGTACTTTCTTTGAGGAATGAGCCCTTTATCCAAAAGCTCCTTGAACCTCTCCCTGTCCCTTTTCAAAAGCTCCAACTGGGCTTCAACCTCCCTTTTTTGACTCAGAAGGGTCTCTTCCCTTTTTGCAAGCTCTTCAAAGGCTAAGTAGGAGCTTTCCACACCCAAGCTCAGCTCCTTTGAGACCCTGCTTATCTCAAGTTGCAAGGCAGACCTTTTTGCCCTGAGGGACCTTATCTTTTCCTCCAAGGCTTCCACCTGAAGCTTGTAATCCTCCGGTTCAATTTCCGCCAGCACTTCACCCGCCTTCACAAAGTCTCCCAGATCCTTGTATATCTTTACAACCTTGCCAGAGACCTGAAAGGAAAGGGTTGCCATCTGGTCTGCCTTTACAAAGACCGCATCGCTAACTGCATATTCCATTCTGTGCTTGACCCACCGCACCGCATAGACAACAAAAAGAAGACTTATAAGCACCAAAAGGACTACGCCCAAAGTCTTTCTCATGGCTCTACCCCAAGCCCGGAGACCACTAAAAGCCTATAGTACTGCTTAAGAAACTGATAGTAGGCAATTACACTATCTACCCTCGCCTTGGTTAAGCTGGCTTCCGCTTCCAAAAGCTCCCTCTGGCTTATTATCTGGTTGGCATACTGCTCTTTGGAAAGCTCAA encodes the following:
- a CDS encoding DHA2 family efflux MFS transporter permease subunit; translation: MEEKPLHESLSTAQRVFLTFSLMVGVFMAILDTTIVDIIVPKMMAPLSTDLYGVQWVITAYMTAAATAIMLVEWLETKVGLKKVFIAGLFLFTTSSFFAGNAQNLEWMITARVFQGFGESLIIVSAEAMLFSAYAPEKRGLAMGIYGLGVSFAPALGPTLGGWIAEHIDWRWVFYINIPIGILNFLGAVFFLPDYKPKHTFRLNFVSFFFLSVATVSLLIVLSKGQQLGWFSSELIGHLTFLSIGSFLLFALSELLSKNKLIDYSIFRIKEFVVAFWVYCFVLGFSMYQVFYLLPLYFEKLKGLTTFQAGLHILPLALSVGLFSPVAGLISDKKSSLLPLVIASALYLYSVFFILSDFNYYTPALKAAFLLVPLGIGMGFFFAPITNLALKNLGAKTTLGVSLMHYIRFVGGSFGTALATNDLQKFMAESYDRMVEIQNYQRAWSFLETLTEWGGLTEEKAKYYLQSIQSLYALSDSFERTFFNAGYWALLGVIPILYLLYQSRKSLKPSMNERA
- a CDS encoding HlyD family efflux transporter periplasmic adaptor subunit — translated: MRKTLGVVLLVLISLLFVVYAVRWVKHRMEYAVSDAVFVKADQMATLSFQVSGKVVKIYKDLGDFVKAGEVLAEIEPEDYKLQVEALEEKIRSLRAKRSALQLEISRVSKELSLGVESSYLAFEELAKREETLLSQKREVEAQLELLKRDRERFKELLDKGLIPQRKYEEIDTNYRVMLERKKALEKSIEEVQTAKRRAMVGVSTARASLGRVQELQKQLEVLDGELSALERQRELAKRNLEYTKLMAPFDGVVAKRFISVGDLVRPGQPAFSVMNLDSLYVEVLLEETKLKGVQKGSKAYVRLDAYPGLVLEGEVEEISPASAATFALAPRDVSAGEFTKVVQRIPVKIKLKNEDKKLLRVGMGGRVEIKRQ